A single window of Microbispora hainanensis DNA harbors:
- the rpmG gene encoding 50S ribosomal protein L33 has translation MAAADVRPKITLACQECKHRNYITRKNRRNDPDRLELKKYCPNCKTHRAHRETR, from the coding sequence GTGGCTGCCGCAGACGTTAGGCCGAAGATCACGCTGGCCTGCCAGGAGTGCAAGCACCGCAACTACATCACGCGGAAGAACCGGCGCAACGACCCGGATCGGCTTGAGCTGAAGAAGTACTGCCCCAACTGCAAGACGCACCGGGCGCACCGCGAGACCCGCTAG
- a CDS encoding MaoC family dehydratase N-terminal domain-containing protein: MPLNRDFVGRTYESSAPYEVSRVKISEFATAIGDSNPIYHDRQAAVAAGHPDVVAPPTFPIVFSLLGTGDALGDPGLGLNFAMVVHGEQRFEYERPIHAGDELVCKSTIAEIRSVGRNEFLTLRSDVSTTSGELVCRTYNVIVERGGAA, from the coding sequence ATGCCTTTGAACCGCGATTTCGTCGGGCGGACGTACGAGTCGTCCGCGCCCTACGAGGTCAGCCGCGTGAAGATCAGCGAGTTCGCCACCGCGATCGGCGACTCCAACCCGATCTACCACGACCGGCAGGCCGCGGTGGCGGCCGGGCACCCGGACGTCGTCGCGCCGCCCACGTTCCCCATCGTGTTCAGCCTTCTCGGGACCGGTGACGCGCTCGGCGACCCCGGCCTCGGGCTCAACTTCGCGATGGTCGTGCACGGTGAGCAGAGGTTCGAGTATGAGCGCCCCATCCACGCGGGCGACGAGCTGGTGTGCAAATCGACCATCGCGGAGATCCGCAGCGTCGGCCGCAACGAGTTCCTGACGCTGCGCAGCGACGTCTCGACCACCTCGGGTGAGCTGGTCTGCCGGACGTACAACGTCATCGTGGAGCGCGGAGGGGCGGCCTGA
- a CDS encoding MaoC family dehydratase — MAATVKYDEVEAGQEIPAVEYQVRRVDLVRYAGASGDFNPIHWNERYAKAVGLPDVIAHGMYTMAQGGRFVTDWAGDPGAVVEYGVRFSSMVVVPDDDNGATIRISGVVEEKREDKRVVVALTAKSGDSRVLSKARAVVQLS; from the coding sequence ATGGCGGCGACGGTCAAGTACGACGAGGTGGAGGCCGGCCAGGAGATCCCGGCCGTCGAATACCAGGTCCGCCGGGTGGACCTGGTGAGGTACGCCGGCGCCTCGGGCGACTTCAACCCCATCCACTGGAACGAGCGCTACGCGAAGGCGGTCGGCCTGCCCGACGTCATCGCGCACGGCATGTACACGATGGCGCAGGGCGGCCGGTTCGTGACCGACTGGGCGGGCGACCCCGGCGCGGTCGTGGAGTATGGCGTCCGGTTCTCCTCCATGGTCGTGGTGCCCGACGACGACAACGGCGCGACGATCAGGATCAGCGGGGTCGTCGAGGAGAAGCGCGAGGACAAGCGGGTCGTCGTGGCGCTGACCGCGAAGTCCGGCGACTCCCGGGTGCTGTCCAAGGCCCGCGCGGTGGTCCAGCTCTCCTGA
- a CDS encoding UDP-N-acetylmuramate dehydrogenase, producing the protein MADRLAGVPLAPYTTLRTGGPARAFTQARTQDELIATVAEADRAGEPVLVLGGGSNLVVCDDGFDGLVVRVATLGVEATSQDGRVLVTVQAGEDWDALVARCVAEGWSGVECLSGVPGLVGSTPIQNVGAYGQDVSQTVAAVRVYDRRAGEVRDLTAAECGFAYRHSAFKHDPGRHVVLAVTYALERSPLSGPVAYKELAARLGVEIGARVPLAEAREAVLELRRGKGMVLDPGDPDTRSAGSFFTNPVLGPEEAAALELRAPGHPRWDMPDGTVKVPAAWLIENAGFPKGYEKGRVRISTKHTLALTNPTGEAGAAELLALAREVREGVHEKFGVWLVNEPVLVGVRL; encoded by the coding sequence ATGGCTGACCGGCTGGCAGGGGTGCCGCTCGCCCCGTACACCACGTTGCGGACGGGCGGACCGGCCCGGGCGTTCACGCAGGCGCGGACGCAGGACGAGCTGATCGCGACCGTGGCCGAGGCCGACCGCGCGGGCGAGCCGGTGCTGGTGCTCGGCGGCGGCAGCAATCTCGTGGTGTGCGACGACGGGTTCGACGGGCTCGTGGTGCGCGTCGCCACGCTGGGCGTGGAGGCGACATCCCAGGACGGGCGCGTGCTGGTCACCGTGCAGGCGGGGGAGGACTGGGACGCCCTGGTCGCCCGCTGCGTGGCCGAGGGCTGGTCGGGGGTCGAGTGCCTGTCGGGCGTTCCCGGGCTGGTGGGCTCCACCCCGATCCAGAACGTCGGCGCGTACGGGCAGGACGTCTCGCAGACCGTCGCCGCCGTCCGCGTGTACGACCGGAGGGCCGGCGAGGTGCGGGACCTCACGGCCGCCGAGTGCGGCTTCGCCTACCGGCACAGCGCGTTCAAGCACGACCCCGGCCGCCACGTCGTGCTGGCCGTCACCTACGCCCTGGAGCGCTCGCCGCTGTCGGGGCCCGTGGCGTACAAGGAGCTGGCCGCGCGGCTCGGCGTGGAGATCGGCGCACGGGTGCCGCTGGCCGAGGCGCGGGAGGCCGTGCTGGAGCTGCGCCGTGGCAAGGGCATGGTGCTCGACCCCGGCGACCCGGACACGCGCAGCGCCGGATCGTTCTTCACCAATCCCGTGCTCGGCCCGGAGGAGGCGGCGGCCCTGGAGCTGCGGGCCCCCGGCCACCCGCGCTGGGACATGCCCGACGGCACGGTCAAGGTGCCGGCGGCGTGGCTGATCGAGAACGCCGGGTTCCCCAAGGGCTACGAGAAGGGCCGGGTGCGCATCTCGACCAAGCACACGCTGGCCCTCACCAATCCCACCGGAGAGGCGGGCGCGGCCGAGCTGCTGGCGCTCGCCCGCGAGGTGCGCGAGGGCGTGCACGAGAAGTTCGGGGTGTGGCTCGTCAACGAGCCCGTGCTGGTGGGAGTGCGTCTCTAG
- a CDS encoding TMEM165/GDT1 family protein — translation MQALWISLVVIFVAELGDKSQLMALTFATRFKTGPVLAGITAATALVHLVSVGLGRIVGDALPTTAISIIAGLAFLAFAAWTLRGDELTEEEKGKAAKTTRNAFIAVAVAFFLSELGDKTMLATITLATQHGWFGTWVGSTVGMVAADALAILVGRFLGTRLPDKWIKYGAAAAFAVFGVLLLAEPLFA, via the coding sequence GTGCAAGCCCTCTGGATCTCTCTCGTCGTCATCTTCGTGGCCGAGCTGGGCGACAAGAGCCAGCTCATGGCCCTGACCTTCGCGACCCGGTTCAAGACGGGGCCGGTGCTGGCCGGCATCACCGCGGCGACCGCGCTCGTCCACCTCGTCAGCGTCGGGCTCGGCAGGATCGTCGGCGACGCCCTCCCCACCACCGCCATCTCGATCATCGCGGGCCTGGCGTTCCTCGCCTTCGCGGCGTGGACGCTGCGCGGCGACGAGCTCACCGAGGAGGAGAAGGGCAAGGCGGCCAAGACCACCCGCAACGCCTTCATCGCCGTCGCCGTGGCGTTCTTCCTCAGCGAGCTGGGCGACAAGACCATGCTCGCCACCATCACGCTGGCCACCCAGCACGGCTGGTTCGGCACGTGGGTCGGCTCGACCGTGGGCATGGTCGCCGCCGACGCGCTGGCCATCCTGGTCGGCCGGTTCCTCGGCACCCGCCTGCCGGACAAGTGGATCAAGTATGGCGCCGCCGCGGCGTTCGCCGTCTTCGGCGTGCTGCTGCTGGCCGAGCCCCTGTTCGCCTGA